One Branchiostoma lanceolatum isolate klBraLanc5 chromosome 18, klBraLanc5.hap2, whole genome shotgun sequence DNA window includes the following coding sequences:
- the LOC136424542 gene encoding cAMP-regulated D2 protein-like gives MASQRAVYLLVLSAVLSGCLGYAVKEDGPVVQTQFGAVRGMYVEEGVIFLGLPFAAPPVGELRWKPPQRYDTPWAPAVRDGSVPGPACRQEICDRPDYPDPDHECPRDHRQSEDCLYLNIFAPNHVVNSTARLPVLFWLYGGNYGMGTGSAMMYDGRILANKTSTIVVTTNYRLGALGFLVTASGEDDVEGNQGLLDQVEALKWVQENIASFGGDKDRVTLFGQSAGSDSIAIHLVSEQSEKLFQQGIMLSVPFSIPHKVKWEAVRLGNYFAEQLNCSHGDLKCLRSKDADAVLKASNKAGHFIDNPLRYIETFMQWGPSINPDILPGQTVDLITNGKFHKNKPIIIGTTLEENVMYIGMGFHQPIASNLKLTAILAAFVHEKALAVLREYDPQKSDDYRPNLSVIATDWMFTCPTRKIARSVASVGGDVWLYVFDHVWSFEHLWDHHDYCNGHVCHGEDLPFLFQSPKLIGLNMTADEQVLADTMAYHYGNFAHTGDPNKPSPYASSVKPAGLHWPVYSQEDDFTCLNITTPKNVLLEGYREEKCDFFDKLNVYP, from the exons ATGGCATCGCAGCGGGCGGTGTATCTCTTAGTCCTGAGTGCAGTTCTGTCCGGCTGCCTTGGCTACGCCGTCAAGGAGGATGGCCCTGTTGTACAGACGCAGTTCGGTGCTGTTCGGGGCATGTACGTGGAGGAGGGCGTCATCTTCCTCGGGCTCCCGTTCGCAGCGCCCCCGGTAGGCGAGCTGCGATGGAAGCCGCCCCAGCGGTACGACACGCCGTGGGCGCCCGCAGTCCGCGACGGCAGCGTGCCCGGACCGGCGTGCCGACAGGAGATCTGCGACCGCCCCGACTACCCCGACCCCGACCACGAGTGCCCGCGCGACCACCGGCAGAGCGAGGACTGCCTGTATCTCAACATCTTCGCTCCCAACCATGTCGTGAACTCGACTGCACGGCTGCCGGTTCTGTTCTGGCTTTACGGTGGTAACTACGGCATGGGCACCGGCTCTGCTATGATGTATGACGGGCGTATCCTAGCCAACAAGACCAGCACGATCGTGGTGACCACCAACTACAGGCTCGGCGCTTTGGGCTTCCTTGTGACTGCCAGTGGCGAAGACGACGTCGAGGGAAACCAGGGACTGCTAGACCAGGTGGAGGCGTTGAAGTGGGTTCAAGAAAACATCGCCAGTTTCGGAGGAGACAAGGACAGAGTGACCTTATTTGGTCAGAGCGCCGGGTCCGATTCGATCGCCATTCACTTGGTTTCCGAACAATCTGAAAAGCTCTTCCAGCAAGGCATCATGTTGAGCGTGCCGTTTTCCATCCCGCACAAAGTTAAATGGGAGGCGGTTCGTTTAGGAAACTACTTTGCTGAACAGCTTAACTGTTCGCACGGGGACCTGAAATGCCTACGCTCGAAGGACGCTGATGCCGTCCTTAAGGCCTCTAACAAAGCCGGCCATTTTATAGACAACCCTCTGCGGTACATTGAGACGTTCATGCAATGGGGACCGTCCATAAACCCGGACATTCTACCCGGACAAACAGTCGACCTCATTACCAATGGAAAATTTCACAAGAACAAACCGATCATCATCGGAACAACCCTTGAAGAAAACGTCATGTACATCGGAATGGGTTTCCACCAGCCCATAGCGAGCAACCTGAAGCTCACCGCGATCCTCGCCGCCTTTGTTCACGAGAAGGCGCTGGCAGTTTTACGCGAGTACGACCCGCAAAAGTCCGACGACTACCGCCCGAACCTTTCCGTTATCGCCACAGACTGGATGTTCACTTGCCCGACGCGTAAAATCGCCAGGAGTGTTGCTAGCGTCGGAGGCGATGTCTGGCTGTACGTCTTCGACCACGTCTGGTCCTTtgag caCCTGTGGGATCACCATGACTACTGTAACGGCCATGTCTGTCACGGGGAGGACCTCCCGTTCCTGTTCCAGTCGCCCAAACTCATCGGTCTCAACATGACGGCTGACGAACAG GTCCTGGCGGACACCATGGCGTACCACTACGGTAACTTCGCGCACACGGGAGACCCCAACAAACCCAGTCCGTACGCAAGCAGCGTTAAACCAGCGGGTCTGCATTGGCCCGTCTACAGTCAGGAAGACGACTTCACTTGTCTGAATATCACAACACCGAAGAACGTCTTGCTGGAGGGCTATAGGGAAGAGAAGTGCGACTTCTTTGATAAACTCAATGTTTATCCTTGA
- the LOC136424178 gene encoding uncharacterized protein isoform X1: MSKNSKDEPERKRQGDVKKGTKKLYQLEEVLQLTPGRFESAISEAPVLSKFSDQVGKYMGALLNSYGGIVRWGVTRTGLAKVKVIGTHCDRKMEDEYKVAVDCVAKGFSPRIDPSLYRLDFVEILRKTTNKPFRDIRVIELRVQAGQELLYMDQEQRVRVVNGSTVYGPLIPQEIKRLVLKKYRKELLDSQSLLDVITPLVSRPLPGPVTPLPIRPPSGVSVDTQTSPALCHGNGKNSSMVQVQVTPMQSRVNKSKVACLGTPMPSHITTSKVHSATPMQTHASKNNACSITPMHAHFSNTKMSSPIETPKQNLQSALETSICTPFVGKESSNNADLTEACVDSSDSGTAEPKQNLQTVLETSAYTPSVGKRSSSRAGNTGSISLLESEDTTQESMADIKTGKEILATEDKVTPQAEDKDKAKNTLQGEDVGTGETTSQGQDVAKDAAKDKEIPLIDLTEDADISRRRDSIGTFAHKLLEESLDTKKDPKTESDTKENENPTGKETGSASSNNKTSLAERVKTFLQDVKQKIRPNSSKEEETCPGKGSKVLKAEGNVKVKVGKKEDESERKRKQPQRPPARNQSQSQSRPRNNPQNTKGYTLTYHSQLFNSYNQQNNQETFNQHGYKEEAYNQQAYDQQPCNQQSYNEQSYNQRTCNQQGYNRQQQSYNHLLQAAFSRNPTHQPYNQRQAARYQMSFVAQQFGNSSQGRHSSNMADVDWHDFYRQRQQAAIMDAWRGSYN, from the exons ATGTCGAAAAATTCCAAGGATGAGCCGGAGAGGAAACGTCAGGGGGATGTCAAGAAG GGTACTAAGAAGCTGTACCAGCTGGAGGAGGTGCTGCAGCTCACTCCAGGGCGGTTCGAGAGCGCCATCTCTGAGGCCCCGGTTCTCTCCAAGTTCAGCGAC CAAGTAGGAAAGTACATGGGGGCTCTGCTGAACAGCTATGGCGGCATCGTCAGGTGGGGCGTCACACGCACAG GTCTGGCCAAAGTCAAGGTCATCGGAACCCACTGTGACCGTAAGATGGAGGATGAGTACAAGGTCGCGGTGGACTGTGTCGCTAAGGGGTTCAGTCCGCGCATCGACCCCTCTCTGTACAG ACTGGACTTTGTTGAGATCCTGCGTAAGACGACAAACAAGCCGTTCCGTGACATCCGCGTGATCGAGTTACGGGTGCAGGCGGGGCAGGAGCTGCTGTATATGGACCAGGAACAACGG GTGAGAGTTGTTAATGGAAGCACGGTGTACGGCCCCCTCATTCCTCAGGAGATCAAACGGCTGGTCCTCAAGAAGTACAGGAAG GAGCTCCTAGACTCCCAGAGTCTGTTAGATGTGATCACCCCCCTGGTGAGCCGCCCCCTCCCCGGCCCCGTCACCCCCCTGCCAATCAGACCCCCCTCGGGTGTCAGCGTGGACACACAGACGTCACCCGCcctttgccatggcaacgggaaaAACAGCAGcatggtacaggtacag gtaacccccatgcagagccgCGTCAATAAAAGTAAGGTGGCATGTCTTGGAACCCCCATGCCCAGCCACATCACTACGAGCAAGGTGCATTCCgcaacccccatgcagacccacgCCAGTAAGAACAACGCCTGCTCCATAACCCCCATGCACGCCCACTTCAGCAACACTAAGATGTCTTCCCCCATTGAGACGCCGAAGCAGAATCTTCAGTCAGCCCTGGAGACGTCGATCTGTACTCCTTTTGTAGGGAAGGAGTCTTCTAACAATGCAGACTTAACAG AGGCCTGTGTCGACTCGTCAGATTCTGGAACTGCAGAACCGAAACAGAATCTTCAGACAGTCTTAGAGACGTCGGCTTACACGCCTTCCGTCGGGAAACGGTCTTCCAGCAGGGCAGGAAATACAG GCTCTATCAGCCTGTTGGAATCTGAAGACACCACCCAAGAATCCATGGCAGATATTAAGACAGGAAAAGAGATCCTTGCCACAGAAGACAAAGTCACACCTCAAGCTGAAGACAAGGATAAGGCTAAGAACACGCTTCAAGGTGAAGACGTTGGTACAGGTGAGACCACTTCTCAAGGTCAAGACGTGGCTAAAGATGCTGCCAAGGACAAGGAGATTCCTTTAATCGACCTCACAGAGGACGCTGACATCTCGAGACGAAGAGATTCTATCGGTACCTTCGCCCACAAGCTTCTCGAGGAATCCTTAGACACCAAGAAGGACCCTAAGACGGAGTCAGAtactaaagaaaatgaaaatcctACTGGTAAGGAGACGGGAAGTGCAAGCAGCAATAATAAGACGTCGCTAGCCGAGAGAGTCAAGACGTTCTTACAAGACGTGAAGCAGAAAATAAGACCAAACTCCTCCAAGGAAGAAGAAACGTGTCCGGGAAAGGGAAGCAAGGTCTTGAAGGCGGAAGGcaatgtgaaagtgaaagtggggAAGAAGGAAGACGAAAGCGAGAGGAAAAGGAAGCAGCCACAGCGACCTCCTGCAAGGAACCAGTCTCAAAGTCAAAGCCGACCACGAAACAACCCTCAGAATACGAAGGGCTACACACTTACCTATCACAGCCAGTTATTCAATTCATACAACCAACAAAACAACCAAGAAACGTTCAACCAGCATGGGTACAAAGAAGAAGCGTACAACCAACAAGCGTACGACCAGCAACCATGCAACCAACAATCGTACAATGAGCAGTCATACAATCAAAGAACGTGCAACCAACAAGGGTACAACCGACAACAGCAGTCGTACAATCACCTGCTCCAGGCAGCCTTCTCACGTAATCCGACACATCAACCTTACAACCAGAGGCAGGCGGCTCGATACCAGATGTCATTTGTTGCACAGCAGTTCGGAAACAGCTCACAGGGTAGACATTCCTCCAACATGGCCGATGTGGACTGGCACGATTTCTACCGCCAGCGACAGCAAGCCGCCATCATGGATGCCTGGAGGGGCTCTTATAATTAA
- the LOC136424178 gene encoding uncharacterized protein isoform X3 — translation MSKNSKDEPERKRQGDVKKGTKKLYQLEEVLQLTPGRFESAISEAPVLSKFSDQVGKYMGALLNSYGGIVRWGVTRTGLAKVKVIGTHCDRKMEDEYKVAVDCVAKGFSPRIDPSLYRLDFVEILRKTTNKPFRDIRVIELRVQAGQELLYMDQEQRVRVVNGSTVYGPLIPQEIKRLVLKKYRKELLDSQSLLDVITPLVSRPLPGPVTPLPIRPPSGVSVDTQTSPALCHGNGKNSSMVTPMQSRVNKSKVACLGTPMPSHITTSKVHSATPMQTHASKNNACSITPMHAHFSNTKMSSPIETPKQNLQSALETSICTPFVGKESSNNADLTEACVDSSDSGTAEPKQNLQTVLETSAYTPSVGKRSSSRAGNTGSISLLESEDTTQESMADIKTGKEILATEDKVTPQAEDKDKAKNTLQGEDVGTGETTSQGQDVAKDAAKDKEIPLIDLTEDADISRRRDSIGTFAHKLLEESLDTKKDPKTESDTKENENPTGKETGSASSNNKTSLAERVKTFLQDVKQKIRPNSSKEEETCPGKGSKVLKAEGNVKVKVGKKEDESERKRKQPQRPPARNQSQSQSRPRNNPQNTKGYTLTYHSQLFNSYNQQNNQETFNQHGYKEEAYNQQAYDQQPCNQQSYNEQSYNQRTCNQQGYNRQQQSYNHLLQAAFSRNPTHQPYNQRQAARYQMSFVAQQFGNSSQGRHSSNMADVDWHDFYRQRQQAAIMDAWRGSYN, via the exons ATGTCGAAAAATTCCAAGGATGAGCCGGAGAGGAAACGTCAGGGGGATGTCAAGAAG GGTACTAAGAAGCTGTACCAGCTGGAGGAGGTGCTGCAGCTCACTCCAGGGCGGTTCGAGAGCGCCATCTCTGAGGCCCCGGTTCTCTCCAAGTTCAGCGAC CAAGTAGGAAAGTACATGGGGGCTCTGCTGAACAGCTATGGCGGCATCGTCAGGTGGGGCGTCACACGCACAG GTCTGGCCAAAGTCAAGGTCATCGGAACCCACTGTGACCGTAAGATGGAGGATGAGTACAAGGTCGCGGTGGACTGTGTCGCTAAGGGGTTCAGTCCGCGCATCGACCCCTCTCTGTACAG ACTGGACTTTGTTGAGATCCTGCGTAAGACGACAAACAAGCCGTTCCGTGACATCCGCGTGATCGAGTTACGGGTGCAGGCGGGGCAGGAGCTGCTGTATATGGACCAGGAACAACGG GTGAGAGTTGTTAATGGAAGCACGGTGTACGGCCCCCTCATTCCTCAGGAGATCAAACGGCTGGTCCTCAAGAAGTACAGGAAG GAGCTCCTAGACTCCCAGAGTCTGTTAGATGTGATCACCCCCCTGGTGAGCCGCCCCCTCCCCGGCCCCGTCACCCCCCTGCCAATCAGACCCCCCTCGGGTGTCAGCGTGGACACACAGACGTCACCCGCcctttgccatggcaacgggaaaAACAGCAGcatg gtaacccccatgcagagccgCGTCAATAAAAGTAAGGTGGCATGTCTTGGAACCCCCATGCCCAGCCACATCACTACGAGCAAGGTGCATTCCgcaacccccatgcagacccacgCCAGTAAGAACAACGCCTGCTCCATAACCCCCATGCACGCCCACTTCAGCAACACTAAGATGTCTTCCCCCATTGAGACGCCGAAGCAGAATCTTCAGTCAGCCCTGGAGACGTCGATCTGTACTCCTTTTGTAGGGAAGGAGTCTTCTAACAATGCAGACTTAACAG AGGCCTGTGTCGACTCGTCAGATTCTGGAACTGCAGAACCGAAACAGAATCTTCAGACAGTCTTAGAGACGTCGGCTTACACGCCTTCCGTCGGGAAACGGTCTTCCAGCAGGGCAGGAAATACAG GCTCTATCAGCCTGTTGGAATCTGAAGACACCACCCAAGAATCCATGGCAGATATTAAGACAGGAAAAGAGATCCTTGCCACAGAAGACAAAGTCACACCTCAAGCTGAAGACAAGGATAAGGCTAAGAACACGCTTCAAGGTGAAGACGTTGGTACAGGTGAGACCACTTCTCAAGGTCAAGACGTGGCTAAAGATGCTGCCAAGGACAAGGAGATTCCTTTAATCGACCTCACAGAGGACGCTGACATCTCGAGACGAAGAGATTCTATCGGTACCTTCGCCCACAAGCTTCTCGAGGAATCCTTAGACACCAAGAAGGACCCTAAGACGGAGTCAGAtactaaagaaaatgaaaatcctACTGGTAAGGAGACGGGAAGTGCAAGCAGCAATAATAAGACGTCGCTAGCCGAGAGAGTCAAGACGTTCTTACAAGACGTGAAGCAGAAAATAAGACCAAACTCCTCCAAGGAAGAAGAAACGTGTCCGGGAAAGGGAAGCAAGGTCTTGAAGGCGGAAGGcaatgtgaaagtgaaagtggggAAGAAGGAAGACGAAAGCGAGAGGAAAAGGAAGCAGCCACAGCGACCTCCTGCAAGGAACCAGTCTCAAAGTCAAAGCCGACCACGAAACAACCCTCAGAATACGAAGGGCTACACACTTACCTATCACAGCCAGTTATTCAATTCATACAACCAACAAAACAACCAAGAAACGTTCAACCAGCATGGGTACAAAGAAGAAGCGTACAACCAACAAGCGTACGACCAGCAACCATGCAACCAACAATCGTACAATGAGCAGTCATACAATCAAAGAACGTGCAACCAACAAGGGTACAACCGACAACAGCAGTCGTACAATCACCTGCTCCAGGCAGCCTTCTCACGTAATCCGACACATCAACCTTACAACCAGAGGCAGGCGGCTCGATACCAGATGTCATTTGTTGCACAGCAGTTCGGAAACAGCTCACAGGGTAGACATTCCTCCAACATGGCCGATGTGGACTGGCACGATTTCTACCGCCAGCGACAGCAAGCCGCCATCATGGATGCCTGGAGGGGCTCTTATAATTAA
- the LOC136424178 gene encoding uncharacterized protein isoform X2 yields MSKNSKDEPERKRQGDVKKGTKKLYQLEEVLQLTPGRFESAISEAPVLSKFSDQVGKYMGALLNSYGGIVRWGVTRTGLAKVKVIGTHCDRKMEDEYKVAVDCVAKGFSPRIDPSLYRLDFVEILRKTTNKPFRDIRVIELRVQAGQELLYMDQEQRVRVVNGSTVYGPLIPQEIKRLVLKKYRKELLDSQSLLDVITPLVSRPLPGPVTPLPIRPPSGVSVDTQTSPALCHGNGKNSSMVQVTPMQSRVNKSKVACLGTPMPSHITTSKVHSATPMQTHASKNNACSITPMHAHFSNTKMSSPIETPKQNLQSALETSICTPFVGKESSNNADLTEACVDSSDSGTAEPKQNLQTVLETSAYTPSVGKRSSSRAGNTGSISLLESEDTTQESMADIKTGKEILATEDKVTPQAEDKDKAKNTLQGEDVGTGETTSQGQDVAKDAAKDKEIPLIDLTEDADISRRRDSIGTFAHKLLEESLDTKKDPKTESDTKENENPTGKETGSASSNNKTSLAERVKTFLQDVKQKIRPNSSKEEETCPGKGSKVLKAEGNVKVKVGKKEDESERKRKQPQRPPARNQSQSQSRPRNNPQNTKGYTLTYHSQLFNSYNQQNNQETFNQHGYKEEAYNQQAYDQQPCNQQSYNEQSYNQRTCNQQGYNRQQQSYNHLLQAAFSRNPTHQPYNQRQAARYQMSFVAQQFGNSSQGRHSSNMADVDWHDFYRQRQQAAIMDAWRGSYN; encoded by the exons ATGTCGAAAAATTCCAAGGATGAGCCGGAGAGGAAACGTCAGGGGGATGTCAAGAAG GGTACTAAGAAGCTGTACCAGCTGGAGGAGGTGCTGCAGCTCACTCCAGGGCGGTTCGAGAGCGCCATCTCTGAGGCCCCGGTTCTCTCCAAGTTCAGCGAC CAAGTAGGAAAGTACATGGGGGCTCTGCTGAACAGCTATGGCGGCATCGTCAGGTGGGGCGTCACACGCACAG GTCTGGCCAAAGTCAAGGTCATCGGAACCCACTGTGACCGTAAGATGGAGGATGAGTACAAGGTCGCGGTGGACTGTGTCGCTAAGGGGTTCAGTCCGCGCATCGACCCCTCTCTGTACAG ACTGGACTTTGTTGAGATCCTGCGTAAGACGACAAACAAGCCGTTCCGTGACATCCGCGTGATCGAGTTACGGGTGCAGGCGGGGCAGGAGCTGCTGTATATGGACCAGGAACAACGG GTGAGAGTTGTTAATGGAAGCACGGTGTACGGCCCCCTCATTCCTCAGGAGATCAAACGGCTGGTCCTCAAGAAGTACAGGAAG GAGCTCCTAGACTCCCAGAGTCTGTTAGATGTGATCACCCCCCTGGTGAGCCGCCCCCTCCCCGGCCCCGTCACCCCCCTGCCAATCAGACCCCCCTCGGGTGTCAGCGTGGACACACAGACGTCACCCGCcctttgccatggcaacgggaaaAACAGCAGcatggtacag gtaacccccatgcagagccgCGTCAATAAAAGTAAGGTGGCATGTCTTGGAACCCCCATGCCCAGCCACATCACTACGAGCAAGGTGCATTCCgcaacccccatgcagacccacgCCAGTAAGAACAACGCCTGCTCCATAACCCCCATGCACGCCCACTTCAGCAACACTAAGATGTCTTCCCCCATTGAGACGCCGAAGCAGAATCTTCAGTCAGCCCTGGAGACGTCGATCTGTACTCCTTTTGTAGGGAAGGAGTCTTCTAACAATGCAGACTTAACAG AGGCCTGTGTCGACTCGTCAGATTCTGGAACTGCAGAACCGAAACAGAATCTTCAGACAGTCTTAGAGACGTCGGCTTACACGCCTTCCGTCGGGAAACGGTCTTCCAGCAGGGCAGGAAATACAG GCTCTATCAGCCTGTTGGAATCTGAAGACACCACCCAAGAATCCATGGCAGATATTAAGACAGGAAAAGAGATCCTTGCCACAGAAGACAAAGTCACACCTCAAGCTGAAGACAAGGATAAGGCTAAGAACACGCTTCAAGGTGAAGACGTTGGTACAGGTGAGACCACTTCTCAAGGTCAAGACGTGGCTAAAGATGCTGCCAAGGACAAGGAGATTCCTTTAATCGACCTCACAGAGGACGCTGACATCTCGAGACGAAGAGATTCTATCGGTACCTTCGCCCACAAGCTTCTCGAGGAATCCTTAGACACCAAGAAGGACCCTAAGACGGAGTCAGAtactaaagaaaatgaaaatcctACTGGTAAGGAGACGGGAAGTGCAAGCAGCAATAATAAGACGTCGCTAGCCGAGAGAGTCAAGACGTTCTTACAAGACGTGAAGCAGAAAATAAGACCAAACTCCTCCAAGGAAGAAGAAACGTGTCCGGGAAAGGGAAGCAAGGTCTTGAAGGCGGAAGGcaatgtgaaagtgaaagtggggAAGAAGGAAGACGAAAGCGAGAGGAAAAGGAAGCAGCCACAGCGACCTCCTGCAAGGAACCAGTCTCAAAGTCAAAGCCGACCACGAAACAACCCTCAGAATACGAAGGGCTACACACTTACCTATCACAGCCAGTTATTCAATTCATACAACCAACAAAACAACCAAGAAACGTTCAACCAGCATGGGTACAAAGAAGAAGCGTACAACCAACAAGCGTACGACCAGCAACCATGCAACCAACAATCGTACAATGAGCAGTCATACAATCAAAGAACGTGCAACCAACAAGGGTACAACCGACAACAGCAGTCGTACAATCACCTGCTCCAGGCAGCCTTCTCACGTAATCCGACACATCAACCTTACAACCAGAGGCAGGCGGCTCGATACCAGATGTCATTTGTTGCACAGCAGTTCGGAAACAGCTCACAGGGTAGACATTCCTCCAACATGGCCGATGTGGACTGGCACGATTTCTACCGCCAGCGACAGCAAGCCGCCATCATGGATGCCTGGAGGGGCTCTTATAATTAA